Proteins from a single region of Streptomyces sp. Tu 3180:
- a CDS encoding NUDIX hydrolase → MRKKLRVAAYAVVVRDGQLLLARSPGPGGIPEWVLPGGGMEHGEDPYDTVRREVEEETGYRIEVTGLLGVDSTRRAFPARLGRAVDHHGVRLVYEGRITGGELRNEVGGSTDLAAWQPLDAVPGLVRVRMVDIALRLWRERPAAGRVELAEG, encoded by the coding sequence TGAGGAAGAAGTTGAGGGTGGCGGCCTACGCCGTGGTGGTGCGCGACGGACAGCTCCTGCTCGCCCGGTCACCGGGCCCCGGAGGCATCCCCGAGTGGGTGCTGCCGGGCGGGGGCATGGAGCACGGCGAGGATCCCTACGACACCGTGCGGCGGGAGGTCGAGGAGGAGACCGGGTACCGCATCGAGGTCACCGGACTGCTCGGCGTCGACTCCACCCGCCGCGCCTTCCCCGCCCGCCTCGGGCGCGCCGTCGACCACCACGGCGTACGGCTGGTCTACGAGGGCCGGATCACCGGCGGGGAGCTGCGCAACGAGGTCGGCGGCTCCACCGACCTGGCCGCCTGGCAGCCCCTGGACGCCGTCCCGGGGCTGGTCCGGGTCCGCATGGTCGACATCGCGCTGCGCCTGTGGCGGGAGCGGCCCGCGGCGGGGCGGGTGGAGCTCGCGGAGGGATGA